From the genome of Nicotiana sylvestris chromosome 2, ASM39365v2, whole genome shotgun sequence, one region includes:
- the LOC104214987 gene encoding uncharacterized protein — protein MTHSKRFREVAEDHITLMEEYVDGLLLLLNDALVISINLLDFKIKRVLVDRGISANIIQWRVLEQAKLIGRTIPEIKLLVGFNLASVTTRGEILLPMNAEGITNTTLFEVVGDDIGYYIILDSPWLHEMKAVTSTYHQLLKFLTLERIKQIREDQPTAREMNAVSISSSKGKEPNK, from the coding sequence ATGACTCACAGTAAGAGATTTCGGGAAGTCGCTGAAGACCACATCACCTTAATGGAGGAATATGTCGATGGACTTCTTTTGCTGCTTAATGatgccctggtaatttctattAATCTTCTTGATTTCAAGATTAAACGTGTTTTGGTTGACCGAGGAATTTCAGCCAACATCATTCAATGGAGAGTACTAGAACAAGCAAAATTAATCGGACGTACCATTCCGGAAATAAAACTCCTCGTTGGGTTCAACTTGGCAAGTGTGACAACCCGAGGAGAGATCCTGCTGCCCATGAATGCCGAGGGGATCACGAATACCACCCTATTTGAAGTAGTGGGTGACGACATAGGCTACTACATAATTCTCGATAGCCCGTGGTTACATGAGATGAAGGCCGTAacatcaacatatcatcaattgcTGAAATTCCTGACCCTAGAGAGAATCAAGCAAATAAGAGAAGATCAACCGACAGCAAGAGAAATGAATGCAGTTTCAATTTCCAGCAGCAAAGGGAAGGAACCCAACAAATAG